A region of the Neomicrococcus lactis genome:
AACAAGTACGGTGGTAGGTGTGAGGGACGTTTCATCGGCGAAAGTGGTCAGTAAGATCGTGTGGTCTGAGGACTACCTATCTTATAAATTCAGCGATTCACACCCTATGAATCCTATTCGGTTAGACCTCACCATGCGGCTAGCCCGGTCCCTAAACGTGATCGAATCGCGCAACTTGGGCATCATCGAGCCGTTCGTTGCCTCGGATGAGGAACTCGAAAAAGTCCATACACACGAATTTGTGGAGGCCGTTCATCGCGGCGCTGAGAATCCTCGCGAATCCATCCCCGAGTTTGGACTTGGAACCGAGGACAACCCGCTCTTCGCCGCGATCCATGAGTCTTCCGCACGCATCGCAGGTGGATCCATTGCCGCGGCCCGCGAAATCATCGCCGGCACCGCGCAGCACGTGGTCAACTTCGCCGGCGGTCTGCATCACGCAGCGGCCAATAAGGCCAGTGGCTTCTGCATCTATAACGACGCCGCGCTCGCGATCCAAGAGCTCCTAGATTCCGGAATGCAGCGCGTCCTCTACATCGACGTAGACGCCCACCACGGCGACGGCACCGAGCGCATCTTCTGGGATGACCCACGCGTCATGACGATTTCGCTGCATGAGAGCGGCATTTCTTTGTTCCCCGGAACCGGCTTCGCGAATGAAACCGGCGGACCCGAAGCGCCTGGCACGGCAGTCAACGTGGCTATGCCTTCGCGGTGCTCAGATGCTGGGTGGCTAAGAGCGTTCCACGCGATTGTCCCGCAGCTGACGGAACAGTTTGCTCCCGAGGTGATTGTCTCTCAGCATGGTTGCGACGCGCACGCGAAGGATGACCTCGCGAATCTGCGATTGAGCCTGGACGCGCAGCGCCAAAACATGCTGGATATCGCGGACCTGGCGAAGCGTTTTTCGCAAGATCGCTGGATCGCCACGGGCGGCGGCGGGTACAACGTCATTGACGTGGTGCCGATCGCCTGGACACACCTCATGGCGATCGCGGGCGGTCAGCCCATCCCGCTGCGCACCGAGATCCCTGAGGACTACCGAACCTACGTCTATGAGACCTACGGCGTGGATGCACCGCGCACCATGAGCGATGACGCCGATCTGTGGTGGCGCTCGTGGGAAGTGGGCTATGACCCTTCGGACCCCGTTGACCGCACGATTATGGCGACGCGCAAAGAAATCTTCCCGCTCTACGGGCTGGACCCGTGGTTCGACTAATCGCGTCATTTCTAGGGGTGTTAAGGCACAAGAACGGCCAGTAGCGCGCCGAAGGGGCCTCGAAACGTTCGCTCAATCTATTTTCTAATAGTCGTTCAGCGTGGCAATGTTCGAAGTGAATCAGAGACCTGAGAGCGGTGTGTCCGCTCCAATAGTGAAGGAGTCACTATGAACCAACATCTCTTGGAAATTCGCGATGAGGTATTCCGCCGCAACCCCGGCGAAGTCGAATTCCATCAGGCAGTCAATGAGGTTTTTGACTCTCTAGGACCTGTCACCAAGAAGCACCCAGAGTTCGTTGAAGCGGCCATCCTGTCCCGCATGTGCGAGCCAGAGCGTCAGATCATCTTCCGCGTGCCGTGGGTTGATGACAAGGGCCAGGTCCAGATCAACCGTGGTTTCCGCGTGGAGTTCAACTCCGCACTCGGCCCGTACAAGGGCGGCCTGCGCTTCCACCCAAGCGTGTACTTGGGCATCGTGAAGTTCCTTGGCTTTGAGCAGATTTTCAAGAACGCTTTGACCGGCATGCCTATTGGCGGCGGCAAGGGTGGTTCTGACTTTGATCCACACGGCAAGTCTGACGCTGAAGTCATGCGCTTTTGCCAGTCCTTCATGACGGAGCTTTACCGTCACATTGGCGAGTATACGGACGTACCTGCTGGTGACATCGGCGTGGGCGGCCGCGAGATCGGCTACCTCTTTGGCCAGTACAAGCGCATCACGAACCGCTACGAATCCGGCGTCCTCACCGGTAAAGGCGTCTCGTGGGGCGGCTCCTTGGTTCGTCCGGAAGCAACCGGCTACGGCGCCGTGATGTTCACGAACGAAATGCTCAAGACCCGCGGCGCATCTTTCGACGGCCGTCGCGTCATTGTTTCCGGTTCCGGCAACGTGGCCCTCAACGCCATCGAGAAGGCTACGAACCTCGGCGCCACGTGCATCACTGCTTCTGACTCTTCCGGCTACATCGTGGACGAGAACGGCATTGACCTTGATCTCTTGCGTCAGATCAAGGAAGTTGAGCGCGGCCGCATCAGCGAGTACGCCGAGCGCCGTGGCAGCAACGTGCACTTCGTTGCGGGCGGTTCCGTCTGGGATGTTGCGGGCGACGTCGCACTTCCTTGCGCAACCCAGAATGAACTGGAAGAAAAGGACGCACGCCGCTTGATTGAAAATGGCGTGATTGCTGTAGCTGAGGGTGCCAACATGCCGTGCACCGCGGACGCTACCGCACTGTTCCAGGAAGCCAAGATCCTCTTCGCTCCGGGCAAGGCCGCCAACGCTGGCGGTGTGGCCACGTCGGCTCTCGAAATGCAGCAGAACGCTTCCCGCGATGCGTGGACGTTCGAGCACACGGAAGAGCGCCTCGAAGACATCATGATCAACATTCACCGCCAGTGCGCGGAGACCGCGGACGAATACGGAATGCCAGGCAACTACGTTTTGGGTGCCAACATTTCCGGTTTCGTGAAGGTCGCCGATGCCATGATGGCACTTGGTGTGATCTAGTTTTTCCCGTTCGGGACCACTCAATACTCCGAATGCACGCGTGTTCTTCCGCAAAAGACGCGCGCGCATTCGGAGTATTGGCGTTGAGCGAGTAATCTGTTAAGGATCGTTTAGCAAAGATTCAGCTCGAATAGGTTGCGCTTTGCGCACTCGAGCGATAGTCAACAATCAAAACTGCGAGGAATTTTTATGGGCTCCGTTATTAAGAAGCGCCGCAAGCGTATGGCGAAGAAGAAGCACCGCAAGTTGCTTCGTAAGACCCGTCACCAGCGCCGCAACAAGAAGTAAATCTTCTTTGCCCGGGCCGCCGCCTTCCCTGTTTGTGGGAAGCGGCGGCCTTTTGCGTTCCCGGATTCAGATAGGCTTTTGTGCGTGAATCACCCGAAAATTGAGCTCATCACCAACGTTGGCTGCCACCTCTGCGCGGACGCTCGGGACGTGCTGGATCAAGTGACGGGAGAGGTGGGGATGACGTGGGACGAGATTCCGTTGCAGTCTTCCCCGGAGTTGGCGCAACACGCTGACGAGGTTCCCGTCTTGCGTATCAACGGGGTAGTGCGAGATTTCTGGGTTATTGACCCGGACCGGTTGCGTCGTTTGCTCACGGAGCGTCATGAATCCTGATTCTGAGTCCGACGCCGCAGCTCACCTTGAGCTCTTCCCTTCCGGACATTCCACCGCGGCGAGTGCCAACACCGTCTTACCCGAGGCAACGGTGCGTCGGCTAACCAGCTATTTGCGGGCTTTGGACTTGGTCAATGAAGAGCAAACCACTGTGTCCTCGCAAGGGCTGGCTGAAGCGGCCGGAACGAACTCGGCGACGCTTCGCAAGGATCTTTCCCTCATGGGTACCTATGGCCGCCGTGGCGTGGGCTATGACGTCAAGCTCTTGCGGGAGCTCCTGGAAAACACGCTGGGGCTCAACCGCGAGTGGCGCGTCATGCTGGTGGGCGCCGGTAACTTGGGCCGCGCTCTGGCTGGTTATGCGGGATTCAGCTCTCACGGTTTTCGGTTCGTGGGCGTCGTGGACAACAATCCGGATCTTGTGGGCATGAAGATCCACGATCTCGACGTGTCCTCATCGGACAAGATTTCAGCGATCGTCACCGAGCATCGTGCCAACCTTGCCGTGGTCACCGTTCCTGGGGCGGCTGCACAGCACGTGGTTGATGAACTGGTGGAAGCAGGAGTCCGAAACATCCTCTCCTTCGCGCCGGTACGCGTGACCGTCCCGGCCGGTGTCACCGTGCGACGCGTGGATGTTGCGCGGGAAATCCAGATGCTTGCCTACTTCGCCGTTGCTGGCGGGGGAATGGACAAGTAACGAAGACTTCGAACAAGAAAAAAAGGTGCGGGGCTTCCATGGAGGAAGCCCCGCACCTTTTGTTGTGACGAACTATGCGCGTGGGTAGCGCTTCGCAGCTGACTTGGCGGCGATGTATTCGCTGGATGGGCGAAGCCATGCCAGCACGATTGCGGCGACGCCCAAGGCGAGCATGAGCCAACCCTGGATGCCGGCACCCGCGAAGACCATCAAGGAGAGGGCCGCGAGCACCGTACCGGTGATACGAGCTCCGTTGCTGCCCTTGCCAATGAAGTAGCCGATCACGGCGTACAGCAGGCCAGCGATGAAGGTGAAGACTGCGCCGACCGTCTTGGACATGCTTACGAGCTCGTTGACAGAGATGCCCTGCTTCTCGAGTTCATCGAACTGCTCGCTCGCATTTGGGGTGGAGTTGATGACATCCACCAGCATCTGGTTTGGAACCATTAGCAAGGCAATCCCGCCGATAATCGTCAGGGCTGCAGCGATGTAGAGCAAGATCGACGCGATCTTCAGCTCCTTAGGGCGTGCTGGAACGGCAGGAGCTCCAAAGCCGCCCTGTTGCATCGGCATGTTCCAGTTGCCCTGCTGCTGCGCGCCCGGCTGACCGAGCTGCTGCTGGCCGTAAGCGTTCTGCCCGTATGGATTCTGGCCGTACGGGTTCTGCTGGCCGTAGGCGTTCTGTCCGGCAGGATTATGTCCAGCTGGAGCTTGGTCGTAGGGATTCTGGTTGTACGGGTTCTGACCGTATGGACTCTGCGCAGGCTGCTGGCCGGGCTGCACGTTTCCGGAAGCAGGCACGGAGGAACCAGTTCCTACAGTTGGCTCGCTAGGGGAGTTGAATCCCTCGCGAGGAGCGTTGGAGGAAGCGTTGTTTCCAAAGTTCGCGGATTCGCCTTCCGGTAGTCGCTGTCCGTAGCGCGGTGGTTCGGGGATACGCGGGGTGGAATCGTCGTTGCTCATCTTGGGCTCCTGATAGTCGGTTCCAATGTCTGTCTCCAGAATAGTCAACATGGCGCAGCTATTGGGTCATCTTCAGGAATGACTTTTCCCCTAGCGGAATGGCGCAGCTCGTGAAAAAGGCAAAAAAGCCGGCGACCTCCGTGGTGATACGGGGTCGCCGGCATGTTTACCGCTACTCGCACCTAAATGGAGTGCGGCGTTGAGAGATGCGGCAGCTAGGAACTGACGCGCTCAGCAATTAGTTGCTCTTGACGAATGCTGCGTCGATTTCGATAACAACCTTGTCAGAGACAAGTACGCCGCCAGCTTCAAGAGCAGCGTTCCAGGTGAGGCCCCACTGCTTGCGGGAAATGGTGGTCTTGCCGGAGAAAGCAGCGCGGGTGTTGCCGAATGGATCGACTGCAACGCCCTCGGACTCAACCTTGAGGGTGACTGGGTGGGTCTGATCGCGGATGGTCAGGTCGCCCGTGAGCTCGAACTCTTCGTTGTTGCCGGAAACGCCGGTGGAAACGAACTTGAGGGTTGGGTAGGTCTCAACGTCGAAGAAGTCAGCGGACTTCACATGGCCGTCGCGGCCTTCGTCGCCGGAGTTGAAGGAATCAGCGTTGATGGTGACCTCAACGGAAGAATCGTTTGCGGTTTCGCCGACGGTGAGGGTTCCTTCAGCGGCGGTGAACTTTCCGCGAACCTTGGAGATGCCAGCGTGGCGAACAACGAACGCGATGTCCGAGTGAGTGGGACATGTCGAGGTTCCAAGTGCCAGTTGCGAGTTCAGTCATGGGGTTACTCCTTGAAGTATGAGGGTTTGAATTCTTCTTCAACTTTTCGACTCCCGATCGAGCCGTTACTTGAACTCTAATGTATTCATCTGCATATGTCCACATTTGATTGAAATTTCAAGTAAATATTTTGCGTGAGCTTGATCACGGCATCTAGGGCACTTGGGTCTCACCCTCCCATGTCGAAGTGAAATACAGAGGTCCATCGAGGAAACTCTGCGGAAACTCCCACGTGGAAAGAGGGATTTCCGTTAGTGAACCTTGGCGCTCTTTGAGAGAATGGAACTTATGCCTATGTCAACCGTTCACTTGGTGCGTCACGGAGAAGTCCACAACCCTGACCGTGTTCTCTACGGTCGGTTGCCCGGATTCCACTTATCTGACCGTGGATACCAAATGGCAGACCGTATTGCGGAGCACTTCGCGGTGCGCAAGGATGCTGGCGCCAACATCGCTACCGTCGCTGCCTCACCCCTGTTGCGGGCCCAAGAAACGGCACGGCCCACGGCACTTGCGCTCGGCCTCACACTGCTCGAAGAACCTCGTGTCATTGAAGCCATGAATCACTTCGAGGGCATGTCTCACATCAAGAAACAGCTCGGCAACCCCAAGCACTGGCCGTTCCTCGTGAATCCCTTCCGTCCTAGCTGGGGCGAGAAGTATGAGGCCCAGGTGAAGCGCGTGGTGGAGGCCGTCAAGGTCCACCGTGATCTCGCGGTCAAGCTCAATGGCGAAGGGGCCGAGGCGGTGATCGTGAGCCACCAATTGCCAATCTGGGTGACACGACTCTCGGCTGAGGGCAAGCCTCTCTGGCATGACCCGCGGCATCGCGAGTGCTCACTCGCCTCCATTACTAGCTTGCACTTCGATGGCGAACGCCTGACCGGTGTTGAATACTCTGAACCCTGCGAGGATCTCTTGATCGGCGCGGCAAACCTTCCGGGAGCATAAGCACGAATGTCTGACCCAGCTTCTTCTACGTCTTCTGCACGGCCTGGCCGCCGCGCGATCCTTGCGGGCGCCTTGGCGTTGCCGGTCTCTTTGGTGTTGGCTGCATGCGCGCCAGAACAGTCGAGCCTCGCTCAGCAGGCCAACGAAGGCGGCAACAAGAATTACATCGCCGGAGACGGAGCCGTTGAGGTCTACGCGGAAGACCAGCGCACCGCAGCCATTGAACTGACCGCTGAGACCTACAAAGGCAACGCCGTCAACTTGCAGGAGTGGCGCGGCGACGTCGTCGTCATGAATTTTTGGTACGCAGCGTGCGCACCGTGCCGCGTGGAAGCGCCGCACCTCAAGGAACTGCAAGAGGCATTCAAGCCTGAAGGTGTGCACTTCCTCGGTATCAACGGACGTGACGAGAAGGCGACCGCCGAGGCTTTCGAGCGCACCTTCGCCATTCCTTACGAGTCCGTGCCTGACCGCAACGGCCAAGTGCTGATGCAGTTGACGAAGTACGTGGCGGCTCAGGCCTACCCAACAACTTTGGTGATTGATAAGAAGGGGCGCGTTGCAGCGCGCATTCTGGGACTGGCAGATAAGTCAACGCTCAAAGCGCTGATTGAAACCGCCGTCGCGGAAAAGGCCTGACGTGCTCTTATCCGTTCCAACATCCATCGTGGCGGAAGCCGCGAATCCCTTCGCCTCAACCGTCCTTGATGGCTCGTTGCTTCTTGCCGTGCCCATCGCGATCCTCGCGGGACTCGTGTCCTTCTTGTCGCCGTGCGTTTTGCCGCTCGTACCTGGCTACTTGGGCTACGTCACGGGCCTGACCGGCGTCGATCTGAATAAGCAAGCCCGCGGCCGCATGACGTGGGGCATTTCCCTGTTCATCCTGGGATTCACCGCGGTCTTCATGCTCACGGGCGTGCTGTTTGCGCAGCTGTCCATTTGGTTGCGCTTCCAAGGCGACTGGGTCACGCGCATTCTCGGTTTGCTGGTGATCATCATGGGCATCGTGTTCATGGGTGGTTTCCGGTTCATGCAGCGAGACATGAAGGTCCACGCGCGCCCCGCAGCCGGCCTCTGGGGTGCGCCGATTCTCGGCATCACTTTCGGCCTCGGCTGGGCACCCTGCATCGGCCCGACGCTCGCGGCCGTGCTCGCCCTGAGCTCCGGCGCGAACCCGCAGCCCGAAAAAGCTGCACTCTTGACGTTCGTCTACTGCATGGGTCTGGGCGTCCCTTTCCTTTTGATTGCGCTGGCGTTCCGACGCGGCATGGGCGCGCTCAAGGCAGTCCGCAAACACCAAGTGCTGTTGATGCGCTTGGGCGGCGGAATGCTGATTGTTCTTGGCATTCTCATGGCGACTGGCCTGTGGGGAACGTGGGTTACCCAGTTGCAAGACTGGTTTGCGAATGAAGTGAGGTTGCCGATCTAATGGCGAAAGCTGACAACGTTCGGGATTCAGAGTTAGCCCAATCAGAGCACGACGCCGAAGCTCAAGACGGTCTCGAAGCGAGCGGACACTCCTCGCAAGAGAGCGACGAAAGCCGCGCTGCGTCGTCGTCCTCCGAAGAGAATTTCGCAGCCCCAGCAGGTAAGAAAGCCGGGAAGGCTGCGAAGGCCGATGTCGACGTGCCGGCGCTGGGGCCACTCGAGATGCTGCGCTGGGCTTGGACGCAATTGACGACCATGCGCACGGCGCTCTTCTTGCTCCTCTTGCTCGCGATCGCCGCGGTTCCGGGCTCTTTGTTCCCACAGCGCTCCGTGGACGCCAACAAGGTTGCCGATTATCTGACCAACAATCCCACCATGGGGCCGTGGCTAGATCGCTTCCAGTTCTTCGACGTGTACTCGTCTGTCTGGTTCTCGGCGATCTACATCTTGCTGTTCATCTCGCTCATCGGCTGCATTATTCCGCGCGTGAAGAAGCACTGGGAGGCCATGCGCTCCGCGCCAGCCCGCACGCCGGCGCGCTTGTCGCGGCTCCCGTACTCGGGAACCATCGAGCTCGACTCCGATGCCAATACCGACGACGTGGTGCGCGAAGCCGCCGCAATTCTCAAGAAGCGTGGATACCGGACGGACCTGCGCCTCGACGGTGATCGCCCTTCTGTGGGCGCCGAACGCGGATACGTTCGTGAGACCGGAAACCTGTTGTTCCACATCAGCCTCGTGGGCATTTTGAGTTCCGTGGCGATCGGCGGCATGTTCAGCTACATCGGTCAGCGCATCTTGGTGGAGGGGGAGTCCTTCGTCAATACGCTCGTGGCCTATGACAGCTTCCGGCCAGGCACGGCGTTCAACCAAGACAACCTTGATCCGTTTGCGGTTCGTTTGGATAACTTCAAGGTCGAATTTGACCGTGAATCCTCCACGCACTTCGGCCAGCCCATCTCTTTCGATGCGACTGTGGATGTCACGAAGTCTGACGGCAGCACTTCGCGCGAACAGCTTCAGGTGAACCATCCGCTGCGCGTCGGCTCCACCGACGTGTACTTGGTGGGCAACGGTTACGCTCCTGAAATTACCGTGCGCGATGGCGAAGGCAACATCGCCTTCCAGGGTCCAGTGGTGGGCGTTCCGCAGGACGGCGTCTACACCTCGCTGCTGGTGCTCAAGGTGCCGGACGCGAAGCCGGACCAGCTGGCGTTCACCGGCTTCTTGCTGCCCACCGCTGTGATGGGCTCTGACGGCGTCTCCTTCTCGGCGGACCCGGCCGCGGTGAACCCGCAGATCAGCTTCAACTCCTACTACGGTGATCTGGGCCTTGACGGGGGCGTTCCGCAGAACGTTTATGTCATTGACACGGAGAACATGACGGAGCTCAATAGCCGCAAGCTCGAGGCGGGTGGCATCACGCTCAACGCCGGGCAGACCTACACCTTGCCGGATGGCAAGGGCTCCATCTCCTTCGATGGTCTCAAGCGCTACGTGGGCATT
Encoded here:
- a CDS encoding cytochrome c biogenesis CcdA family protein codes for the protein MLLSVPTSIVAEAANPFASTVLDGSLLLAVPIAILAGLVSFLSPCVLPLVPGYLGYVTGLTGVDLNKQARGRMTWGISLFILGFTAVFMLTGVLFAQLSIWLRFQGDWVTRILGLLVIIMGIVFMGGFRFMQRDMKVHARPAAGLWGAPILGITFGLGWAPCIGPTLAAVLALSSGANPQPEKAALLTFVYCMGLGVPFLLIALAFRRGMGALKAVRKHQVLLMRLGGGMLIVLGILMATGLWGTWVTQLQDWFANEVRLPI
- a CDS encoding glutaredoxin family protein, whose amino-acid sequence is MNHPKIELITNVGCHLCADARDVLDQVTGEVGMTWDEIPLQSSPELAQHADEVPVLRINGVVRDFWVIDPDRLRRLLTERHES
- the resB gene encoding cytochrome c biogenesis protein ResB, which produces MAKADNVRDSELAQSEHDAEAQDGLEASGHSSQESDESRAASSSSEENFAAPAGKKAGKAAKADVDVPALGPLEMLRWAWTQLTTMRTALFLLLLLAIAAVPGSLFPQRSVDANKVADYLTNNPTMGPWLDRFQFFDVYSSVWFSAIYILLFISLIGCIIPRVKKHWEAMRSAPARTPARLSRLPYSGTIELDSDANTDDVVREAAAILKKRGYRTDLRLDGDRPSVGAERGYVRETGNLLFHISLVGILSSVAIGGMFSYIGQRILVEGESFVNTLVAYDSFRPGTAFNQDNLDPFAVRLDNFKVEFDRESSTHFGQPISFDATVDVTKSDGSTSREQLQVNHPLRVGSTDVYLVGNGYAPEITVRDGEGNIAFQGPVVGVPQDGVYTSLLVLKVPDAKPDQLAFTGFLLPTAVMGSDGVSFSADPAAVNPQISFNSYYGDLGLDGGVPQNVYVIDTENMTELNSRKLEAGGITLNAGQTYTLPDGKGSISFDGLKRYVGIDVHHDPGKLPVAIFAALALLGLATSLFVARRRAWVAVTDSPSGNGRIIEYGLLARGEDPRLEDESAKLRSLLEDLAARGTHSTSEK
- a CDS encoding 30S ribosomal protein bS22 — its product is MGSVIKKRRKRMAKKKHRKLLRKTRHQRRNKK
- a CDS encoding TlpA family protein disulfide reductase is translated as MSDPASSTSSARPGRRAILAGALALPVSLVLAACAPEQSSLAQQANEGGNKNYIAGDGAVEVYAEDQRTAAIELTAETYKGNAVNLQEWRGDVVVMNFWYAACAPCRVEAPHLKELQEAFKPEGVHFLGINGRDEKATAEAFERTFAIPYESVPDRNGQVLMQLTKYVAAQAYPTTLVIDKKGRVAARILGLADKSTLKALIETAVAEKA
- a CDS encoding histidine phosphatase family protein is translated as MPMSTVHLVRHGEVHNPDRVLYGRLPGFHLSDRGYQMADRIAEHFAVRKDAGANIATVAASPLLRAQETARPTALALGLTLLEEPRVIEAMNHFEGMSHIKKQLGNPKHWPFLVNPFRPSWGEKYEAQVKRVVEAVKVHRDLAVKLNGEGAEAVIVSHQLPIWVTRLSAEGKPLWHDPRHRECSLASITSLHFDGERLTGVEYSEPCEDLLIGAANLPGA
- the gdhA gene encoding NADP-specific glutamate dehydrogenase; protein product: MNQHLLEIRDEVFRRNPGEVEFHQAVNEVFDSLGPVTKKHPEFVEAAILSRMCEPERQIIFRVPWVDDKGQVQINRGFRVEFNSALGPYKGGLRFHPSVYLGIVKFLGFEQIFKNALTGMPIGGGKGGSDFDPHGKSDAEVMRFCQSFMTELYRHIGEYTDVPAGDIGVGGREIGYLFGQYKRITNRYESGVLTGKGVSWGGSLVRPEATGYGAVMFTNEMLKTRGASFDGRRVIVSGSGNVALNAIEKATNLGATCITASDSSGYIVDENGIDLDLLRQIKEVERGRISEYAERRGSNVHFVAGGSVWDVAGDVALPCATQNELEEKDARRLIENGVIAVAEGANMPCTADATALFQEAKILFAPGKAANAGGVATSALEMQQNASRDAWTFEHTEERLEDIMINIHRQCAETADEYGMPGNYVLGANISGFVKVADAMMALGVI
- a CDS encoding acetoin utilization protein AcuC — its product is MNPIRLDLTMRLARSLNVIESRNLGIIEPFVASDEELEKVHTHEFVEAVHRGAENPRESIPEFGLGTEDNPLFAAIHESSARIAGGSIAAAREIIAGTAQHVVNFAGGLHHAAANKASGFCIYNDAALAIQELLDSGMQRVLYIDVDAHHGDGTERIFWDDPRVMTISLHESGISLFPGTGFANETGGPEAPGTAVNVAMPSRCSDAGWLRAFHAIVPQLTEQFAPEVIVSQHGCDAHAKDDLANLRLSLDAQRQNMLDIADLAKRFSQDRWIATGGGGYNVIDVVPIAWTHLMAIAGGQPIPLRTEIPEDYRTYVYETYGVDAPRTMSDDADLWWRSWEVGYDPSDPVDRTIMATRKEIFPLYGLDPWFD
- a CDS encoding redox-sensing transcriptional repressor Rex, whose amino-acid sequence is MNPDSESDAAAHLELFPSGHSTAASANTVLPEATVRRLTSYLRALDLVNEEQTTVSSQGLAEAAGTNSATLRKDLSLMGTYGRRGVGYDVKLLRELLENTLGLNREWRVMLVGAGNLGRALAGYAGFSSHGFRFVGVVDNNPDLVGMKIHDLDVSSSDKISAIVTEHRANLAVVTVPGAAAQHVVDELVEAGVRNILSFAPVRVTVPAGVTVRRVDVAREIQMLAYFAVAGGGMDK